From a single Nocardioides panacis genomic region:
- a CDS encoding phosphatase PAP2 family protein, with amino-acid sequence MRTGGFRFAVVLSLALAAAAVAVALTYHLPLRDPDGVAVPTYVRLPIILLLAFLTDVVPRALWRGRSLARLPRTLVAVVRERWPWEHVRFALVGLGAWYLTYAAFRNLKSFVPFVNRNLWDSTLAHLDRILFLGHDPATLLHSLFGVGAAAEVFSFVYVAWIVFVPFSLVVALVWSRDRTGGSWYVTAVAVDWVLGVATYFLVPTLGPVYAQSQDFVALPHTYVSTLQDAMIQDRYTVLYDPFATHAVQTIAAFASLHVGIMVTVCLMAELLHMKRWVRVAMWVFLAVTVLATVYLGWHYFVDTVGGAVLGAAGVWIAALGTGNHERGRPRLKVREPEPAHERQPVSAQPR; translated from the coding sequence GTGAGAACAGGTGGCTTCCGTTTCGCCGTCGTCCTGTCCCTGGCCCTGGCGGCCGCGGCGGTCGCGGTGGCCCTGACGTACCACCTCCCGCTGCGGGACCCCGACGGCGTGGCCGTGCCCACCTACGTCCGGCTCCCGATCATCCTGCTGCTGGCCTTCCTCACCGACGTGGTGCCGCGCGCCCTGTGGCGCGGCCGCTCGCTGGCGCGGCTGCCCCGCACCCTGGTCGCCGTGGTGCGCGAGCGCTGGCCCTGGGAGCACGTGCGGTTCGCGCTGGTCGGCCTCGGGGCGTGGTACCTCACCTACGCCGCGTTCCGGAACCTCAAGAGCTTCGTGCCGTTCGTGAACCGCAACCTGTGGGACAGCACGCTGGCCCACCTGGACCGGATCCTGTTCCTCGGCCACGACCCCGCGACGCTGCTGCACAGCCTGTTCGGGGTCGGCGCCGCCGCCGAGGTGTTCTCCTTCGTGTACGTCGCGTGGATCGTGTTCGTGCCGTTCTCGCTGGTCGTCGCGCTCGTCTGGTCGCGCGACCGGACCGGCGGGTCGTGGTACGTCACGGCGGTGGCGGTCGACTGGGTGCTCGGCGTGGCGACGTACTTCCTGGTGCCGACGCTCGGCCCGGTCTACGCCCAGTCCCAGGACTTCGTCGCGCTGCCGCACACCTACGTCAGCACGCTCCAGGACGCGATGATCCAGGACCGCTACACCGTGCTCTACGACCCGTTCGCGACCCACGCCGTGCAGACGATCGCGGCGTTCGCCTCCCTGCACGTCGGGATCATGGTCACCGTCTGCCTGATGGCCGAGCTGCTGCACATGAAGCGCTGGGTCCGGGTGGCGATGTGGGTGTTCCTCGCGGTGACGGTCCTCGCCACGGTCTACCTCGGCTGGCACTACTTCGTGGACACCGTCGGGGGCGCGGTGCTCGGCGCGGCCGGCGTCTGGATCGCCGCGCTCGGCACCGGCAACCACGAGCGCGGACGTCCGCGGCTCAAGGTCCGCGAGCCCGAGCCGGCCCACGAGCGTCAGCCGGTCTCCGCCCAGCCCAGGTAG
- a CDS encoding class I SAM-dependent methyltransferase has product MRWWGEHVVPRLVDRMLQNAEVDELRARVCAGLHGRVLEVGFGSGLNLAHYPAAVTSASAVEPSDVAWRAASARLDASPVDVRRAGLDGQRLTLADGSHDSALSTFTLCTIPDVQAALAEIRRVLRPGGRLAFLEHGLSPEPDVARWQHRLDPWQGRVFAGCHLDRPIAALVAGAGFRVGELSTFYATRPRAWGYAYLGWAETG; this is encoded by the coding sequence GTGCGCTGGTGGGGCGAGCACGTCGTGCCCCGGCTCGTCGACCGGATGCTGCAGAACGCCGAGGTGGACGAGCTCCGGGCCCGGGTCTGCGCCGGGCTGCACGGCCGGGTGCTCGAGGTGGGCTTCGGCTCCGGGCTCAACCTCGCCCACTACCCGGCCGCGGTGACGTCGGCGTCCGCCGTCGAGCCCTCCGACGTGGCGTGGCGGGCGGCGTCCGCCCGGCTGGACGCGAGCCCGGTCGACGTACGACGGGCGGGGCTGGACGGCCAGCGGCTGACCCTGGCCGACGGGTCCCACGACAGCGCGCTGAGCACGTTCACGCTCTGCACCATCCCCGACGTGCAGGCGGCGCTCGCCGAGATCCGCCGGGTGCTGCGTCCCGGGGGCCGGCTGGCCTTCCTCGAGCACGGCCTGTCCCCGGAGCCGGACGTCGCCCGCTGGCAGCACCGTCTGGACCCGTGGCAGGGCCGGGTCTTCGCCGGCTGCCACCTCGACCGGCCGATCGCCGCGCTGGTGGCCGGCGCCGGCTTCCGGGTCGGGGAGCTGAGCACGTTCTACGCCACCCGCCCCCGGGCGTGGGGGTACGCCTACCTGGGCTGGGCGGAGACCGGCTGA
- a CDS encoding HIT family protein yields the protein MADCLFCGIVAGDIEADLVLETEHVVGFLDLRPVFKGHTLLVPRAHVVTLPDLPAALRDPFLEGGQRLAAAMLTGLGAQGSFVAMNNTVSQSVAHLHLHVVPRTKGDGLRGFFWPRTKYADADEQAGYAARLRAALDGED from the coding sequence ATGGCGGACTGCCTGTTCTGCGGCATCGTCGCAGGGGACATCGAGGCCGACCTCGTGCTCGAGACCGAGCACGTGGTCGGCTTTCTCGATCTCCGACCCGTGTTCAAGGGCCACACGCTGCTGGTGCCGCGCGCGCACGTCGTCACGCTGCCCGACCTGCCCGCCGCGCTGCGCGACCCGTTCCTCGAGGGGGGCCAGCGTCTCGCCGCCGCGATGCTGACCGGCCTCGGCGCACAGGGCTCGTTCGTGGCGATGAACAACACCGTCAGCCAGAGCGTCGCGCACCTGCACCTGCACGTGGTGCCGCGCACCAAGGGCGACGGGCTGCGCGGCTTCTTCTGGCCCCGCACGAAGTACGCCGACGCCGACGAGCAGGCCGGGTACGCCGCCCGGCTGCGGGCCGCGCTCGACGGGGAGGACTGA
- a CDS encoding GlsB/YeaQ/YmgE family stress response membrane protein, translating to MALIGFLVFGLVVGAVARLIKPGKQNLSLLMTLVLGVVGSLIGGIIASALGTGSITELNVLGAIIAIVAAVLLIGVAEGMSGKNRSHA from the coding sequence ATGGCCCTCATCGGCTTCCTCGTGTTCGGGCTCGTCGTCGGCGCGGTCGCGCGGCTCATCAAGCCCGGCAAGCAGAACCTCAGCCTCCTCATGACCCTCGTCCTCGGCGTCGTCGGCTCCCTGATCGGCGGCATCATCGCCAGCGCGCTCGGCACCGGCAGCATCACCGAGCTCAACGTCCTCGGCGCGATCATCGCGATCGTGGCCGCCGTCCTGCTGATCGGCGTCGCCGAGGGCATGTCCGGCAAGAACCGCTCGCACGCCTGA
- a CDS encoding PQ-loop domain-containing transporter, translating to MPLLLGAVASLFAVSSTVPQVLRAFRSRSVEGLSWTSLLLSLATFAMWCVYAVAVADAVQLVNNFLALVLLVALAVAVLRAGGGFHRCWAAAGAVVAAGLLAVVVVDVFSSLALALVGTLVSSLRMWPQTRLALSRAPLGGLDPWSTVLAWTGLLLWLSYGVLVGDHALAACSLTCLLMQSTIMAFRLPPRRTLHSLAAGRLGGRVARIAEPVSGRFPLRAADFELVA from the coding sequence GTGCCTCTCCTGCTCGGCGCCGTCGCGTCGCTCTTCGCCGTGTCCTCCACCGTCCCCCAGGTGCTCCGCGCCTTCCGCAGCCGCTCCGTCGAGGGCCTGTCCTGGACCTCGCTGCTGCTCAGCCTGGCCACCTTCGCGATGTGGTGCGTGTACGCCGTCGCGGTGGCCGACGCCGTGCAGCTGGTCAACAACTTCCTGGCCCTCGTCCTGCTCGTCGCGCTCGCCGTCGCGGTGCTGCGCGCCGGCGGCGGGTTCCACCGGTGCTGGGCCGCGGCCGGCGCGGTCGTCGCGGCCGGCCTGCTCGCGGTCGTCGTGGTGGACGTGTTCAGCTCCCTCGCGCTCGCCCTGGTCGGCACCCTGGTCAGCTCGCTGCGGATGTGGCCGCAGACCCGGCTCGCGCTGTCCCGCGCGCCGCTCGGCGGCCTCGACCCGTGGTCCACCGTGCTGGCCTGGACGGGCCTGCTCCTGTGGCTCTCGTACGGCGTCCTCGTCGGCGACCACGCGCTCGCCGCGTGCAGCCTGACCTGCCTGCTGATGCAGTCCACGATCATGGCGTTCCGGCTGCCGCCGCGCCGCACGCTGCACAGCCTCGCCGCCGGACGGCTCGGGGGCCGGGTGGCGCGGATCGCCGAGCCGGTCTCGGGGCGGTTCCCGCTGCGTGCGGCGGACTTCGAGCTGGTCGCCTGA
- a CDS encoding D-2-hydroxyacid dehydrogenase family protein encodes MRVVVLDDYQRCASRFAAWDELGCEVAYVHEHLLGDPLVEVLAGADVVVAMRERTPFGAALLERLPDLRLLVTTGASNASIDVAAATRLGVTVCGTRSLPGPAAELTWALILALLRQVPESDAGLRAGEWQHTVGTDLAGTTLGLLGLGRLGQRVARVANAFEMEVLAWSQNLDPEVARAHGVTPVAKDELLARSDVVSLHLRLSDRTRGLVGERELAAMRRTAFLVNTSRGPLVDEAALLAALHAGEIAGAGLDVYDVEPLPHDHPLRSAPHTVLTPHTGYVTDGGYRLFYGDAVEDIAAWRDGAPLRVVTAG; translated from the coding sequence ATGAGGGTCGTGGTGCTCGACGACTACCAGCGCTGCGCGTCCCGGTTCGCGGCGTGGGACGAGCTCGGCTGCGAGGTGGCCTACGTCCACGAGCACCTGCTCGGCGACCCCCTCGTCGAGGTGCTCGCCGGCGCCGACGTGGTGGTCGCGATGCGGGAGAGGACGCCGTTCGGCGCCGCGCTGCTGGAGCGGCTCCCGGACCTGCGGCTGCTGGTCACGACCGGTGCGTCCAACGCGTCCATCGACGTGGCCGCCGCGACCCGGCTAGGGGTCACCGTCTGCGGCACCCGGAGCCTTCCCGGTCCGGCCGCCGAGCTGACCTGGGCGCTGATCCTCGCGCTGCTCCGCCAGGTCCCGGAGTCCGACGCCGGGCTGCGGGCGGGGGAGTGGCAGCACACCGTCGGCACCGACCTCGCGGGCACCACGCTCGGCCTGCTCGGGCTGGGCCGGCTCGGCCAGCGGGTGGCCCGGGTCGCGAACGCCTTCGAGATGGAGGTGCTGGCCTGGAGCCAGAACCTCGACCCGGAGGTCGCCCGCGCGCACGGCGTGACGCCGGTGGCCAAGGACGAGCTGCTGGCCCGCTCCGACGTGGTGTCGCTGCACCTGCGGCTCAGCGACCGGACCCGGGGACTGGTCGGGGAGCGCGAGCTGGCGGCGATGCGACGTACCGCCTTCCTGGTGAACACCTCGCGGGGGCCGCTCGTCGACGAGGCGGCGCTGCTCGCCGCGCTGCACGCCGGCGAGATCGCGGGCGCCGGCCTCGACGTGTACGACGTCGAGCCGCTGCCGCACGACCACCCGCTCCGGTCCGCGCCGCACACGGTGCTCACGCCGCACACGGGATACGTCACCGACGGCGGCTACCGGCTGTTCTACGGCGACGCCGTCGAGGACATCGCCGCCTGGCGCGACGGGGCGCCGCTGCGGGTCGTCACAGCCGGGTGA
- a CDS encoding DNA glycosylase AlkZ-like family protein, giving the protein MTGCGTSRRGSTPTTRCPPADEARRLRARRRLESLGIARPTGPTAPFEPVHVAEAGEPAVVEGVRGEWRVDPARLGQPFHGRAALLSPFDRLLADRRRMNQVFEFDYVLEMYKPVEQRRWGYYALPILYGDRLVGKLDAKADRADGVLRVAAVHQDVTFTAAMTAAVDREIADLARWLDLEVVA; this is encoded by the coding sequence GTGACCGGCTGTGGGACCTCGCGTCGAGGGTCTACCCCGACGACCCGGTGCCCCCCGGCGGACGAGGCGCGGCGGCTGCGGGCCCGGCGCCGCCTCGAGTCGCTCGGGATCGCCCGTCCCACCGGACCGACCGCGCCGTTCGAGCCGGTGCACGTGGCCGAGGCCGGCGAGCCGGCCGTCGTCGAGGGCGTGCGCGGCGAGTGGCGGGTCGACCCGGCCCGGCTCGGGCAGCCGTTCCACGGCCGGGCGGCGCTGCTCTCCCCGTTCGACCGGCTGCTCGCCGACCGCAGGAGGATGAACCAGGTGTTCGAGTTCGACTACGTGCTGGAGATGTACAAGCCCGTCGAGCAGCGCCGCTGGGGCTACTACGCGCTCCCGATCCTGTACGGCGACCGACTGGTCGGGAAGCTCGACGCCAAGGCGGACCGTGCCGACGGGGTGCTGCGGGTGGCCGCGGTCCACCAGGACGTCACGTTCACCGCGGCCATGACGGCCGCCGTCGACCGCGAGATCGCCGACCTCGCCCGCTGGCTCGACCTGGAGGTCGTCGCATGA
- a CDS encoding crosslink repair DNA glycosylase YcaQ family protein, protein MARAHQLSRTDARRIAVQAQLLARPRPTDVVDTVRRLALLQLEPTSAVAPSAELVLWSRIGSGFSARELWDALDEQRLIELRGSLRVAEDIALHRARMADWPGVGELLPWQEEVRDWVAANNDCRRDILERLRADGPLPIRELPDTWCCPGPPAAGTTTATSR, encoded by the coding sequence ATGGCCCGTGCCCACCAGCTGAGCCGCACCGACGCCCGGCGGATCGCCGTCCAGGCACAGCTGCTCGCGCGCCCCCGGCCCACCGACGTCGTCGACACCGTACGGCGCCTCGCGCTGCTGCAGCTCGAGCCGACCAGCGCCGTCGCGCCGAGCGCCGAGCTGGTGCTCTGGAGCCGGATCGGGTCCGGGTTCTCGGCCCGGGAGCTGTGGGACGCCCTCGACGAGCAGCGGCTGATCGAGCTGCGCGGGTCGCTGCGGGTCGCCGAGGACATCGCGCTGCACCGGGCCCGGATGGCCGACTGGCCCGGCGTCGGCGAGCTGCTGCCGTGGCAGGAGGAGGTCCGGGACTGGGTGGCGGCCAACAACGACTGCCGGCGCGACATCCTCGAGCGGCTGCGGGCCGACGGCCCCCTGCCCATCCGCGAGCTCCCGGACACCTGGTGCTGCCCTGGTCCTCCAGCGGCTGGAACGACCACCGCAACGTCACGATGA
- a CDS encoding carboxymuconolactone decarboxylase family protein produces the protein MSSQTAPESTLGGIAQGDAPVLESLISMNLDSLENSNLDPRTYFLVRLAALVAMDAAPVSYVMNLGLAAEVGVSAEEVQGTLIAIAPMVGSARVASAAGAILRGAFGVAEAGLPQQRNA, from the coding sequence ATGAGCTCACAAACCGCCCCCGAGTCGACCCTCGGCGGCATCGCCCAGGGCGACGCACCCGTCCTCGAGAGCCTCATCTCGATGAACCTGGACTCGCTGGAGAACTCCAACCTGGACCCCAGGACCTACTTCCTGGTGCGCCTGGCCGCCCTGGTCGCGATGGACGCGGCGCCGGTGTCGTACGTCATGAACCTGGGCCTGGCCGCGGAGGTGGGCGTCAGCGCCGAGGAGGTGCAGGGCACGCTGATCGCGATCGCCCCGATGGTCGGCAGTGCCCGGGTGGCCTCGGCGGCCGGCGCGATCCTGCGCGGCGCGTTCGGGGTCGCGGAGGCGGGGCTCCCCCAGCAGCGCAACGCCTGA
- a CDS encoding Hsp20/alpha crystallin family protein, whose protein sequence is MATLARRTSNTWGDMLDWIESGPALGFQGLSHTIRVEDYEEDGTYVLRAEMPGIDPDKDVEVGVSGDVLTISGRRQEEERDKNHSEFRYGSFSRSLRLPPGSDRSSIAATYENGVLEVRVPVGDARAEVTKVPVQRSGS, encoded by the coding sequence ATGGCGACACTCGCACGACGGACCAGCAACACGTGGGGCGACATGCTCGACTGGATCGAGTCGGGTCCTGCCCTGGGCTTCCAGGGGCTGTCCCACACCATCCGGGTCGAGGACTACGAGGAGGACGGCACCTACGTGCTGCGGGCCGAGATGCCGGGGATCGACCCGGACAAGGACGTCGAGGTGGGGGTGTCCGGCGACGTCCTGACCATCTCCGGCAGGCGTCAGGAGGAGGAGCGCGACAAGAACCACAGCGAGTTCCGCTACGGCTCCTTCAGCCGGTCGCTGCGGCTCCCGCCGGGCAGCGACCGCTCGTCGATCGCCGCGACGTACGAGAACGGCGTGCTCGAGGTGCGGGTGCCGGTCGGGGACGCGCGCGCCGAGGTCACCAAGGTGCCCGTGCAGCGCTCCGGCAGCTGA
- a CDS encoding flavodoxin domain-containing protein — translation MSRICIPYATSEGQTARIAAHVADVVRAHGHEADVVDVKGPRLGGPDGYDGVVVGSSIHLGHHDKHVRDYVRQHRQTLERVPSAFFSVSLAAHGDEQEAERYVEAFEQETGWRPATVAMFSGALLYTQYGFLKRRLMKRIAGGKPGGLGTDVSRDYVYTEWDAVTRFTEDFLAGLAAGPAS, via the coding sequence ATGTCCAGGATCTGCATTCCCTACGCGACGAGCGAGGGCCAGACCGCCCGGATCGCGGCGCACGTCGCCGACGTCGTGCGGGCCCACGGCCACGAGGCGGACGTGGTCGACGTCAAGGGCCCGAGGCTCGGCGGCCCGGACGGGTACGACGGCGTGGTCGTCGGCTCCTCCATCCACCTGGGCCACCACGACAAGCACGTGCGCGACTACGTGCGGCAGCACCGCCAGACCCTCGAGCGGGTCCCCTCGGCGTTCTTCTCGGTCAGCCTGGCCGCCCACGGCGACGAGCAGGAGGCGGAGCGCTACGTCGAGGCGTTCGAGCAGGAGACCGGCTGGCGCCCGGCCACGGTGGCGATGTTCAGCGGGGCGCTGCTCTACACCCAGTACGGCTTCCTCAAGCGCCGGCTGATGAAGCGGATCGCCGGTGGCAAGCCGGGTGGCCTGGGCACCGACGTCTCCCGTGACTACGTCTACACCGAGTGGGACGCGGTCACCCGGTTCACCGAGGACTTCCTCGCCGGGCTGGCCGCGGGGCCGGCGAGCTAG
- a CDS encoding glycoside hydrolase family 16 protein has protein sequence MAGRHVARSTFTSHIRRARAPRWLIPVTLLATVVVSASTGLTTPDTAEASVPPNLVLDPEFAQGTNAWTSPSGGLSLVPGHNGHRAIRVTNTSGAAMTLALNDRANTVASTRAGATYTASAWIRTTAPGVSVAAREGEWVGARSNGSKQAAAWLSDSGWHLVTVSYRAVGDGASIDFNVLGWQVPKGQAMDVSEPTLTTDASAPVTSPPPPVPTTTGAPSGYRLAFSDEFNGSVVDTSKWRVHNNSWASNEEAMDTSRPNNLFQANGALTLRAQREEYTAYGTSRHYTSASMDTIGKHSWKYGRFEMRAKLPTTVGSWPAFWLRDDHGEGEIDVMEAVGGMPSFVAQTLHQSTNGGKARLTHGVYSFKDGTLTSDWHTYGVTVTPTLITWDIDGDTVFTVSSATAPWMTSTFDDTLNIRINLQVGGSMPAYFKLPVTSASKFPADYSIDYVRVYQKG, from the coding sequence GTGGCTGGACGACATGTTGCGCGCAGCACCTTCACCTCTCACATCCGGCGCGCACGTGCACCGCGTTGGCTGATCCCCGTCACCCTTCTTGCGACGGTCGTTGTCAGCGCCTCGACCGGATTGACGACGCCAGACACCGCGGAGGCGAGCGTGCCGCCGAACTTGGTTCTGGATCCGGAGTTCGCCCAGGGGACCAACGCCTGGACGTCCCCGTCCGGGGGTCTTTCTCTGGTCCCGGGCCATAACGGCCACCGCGCCATCCGCGTGACCAACACCTCCGGTGCGGCCATGACACTGGCGCTGAACGATCGAGCCAACACGGTCGCCAGCACCCGAGCGGGCGCGACGTACACCGCGTCCGCGTGGATCAGGACAACCGCCCCGGGGGTCTCGGTGGCCGCCAGAGAGGGCGAGTGGGTGGGGGCGAGGAGCAACGGGTCCAAGCAAGCCGCCGCGTGGCTTTCCGACTCCGGGTGGCACCTCGTCACCGTCAGCTACCGTGCCGTCGGCGACGGTGCCTCCATCGACTTCAACGTCTTGGGCTGGCAGGTACCCAAGGGGCAGGCTATGGACGTCAGCGAGCCCACGTTGACGACGGACGCTTCGGCGCCCGTGACGTCCCCGCCGCCCCCCGTGCCGACGACGACCGGAGCCCCGAGCGGTTACAGGCTCGCGTTCTCCGACGAGTTCAACGGGAGCGTCGTGGACACCAGCAAGTGGCGGGTCCACAACAACTCGTGGGCCAGCAACGAGGAGGCGATGGACACCTCACGCCCGAACAACCTCTTCCAGGCCAACGGCGCCCTGACGCTCCGCGCGCAGCGCGAGGAGTACACCGCCTACGGGACCTCCCGGCACTACACCTCGGCCTCCATGGACACCATCGGCAAGCACTCGTGGAAGTACGGGCGCTTCGAGATGCGCGCCAAGCTGCCGACCACGGTCGGTTCCTGGCCGGCCTTCTGGCTCAGGGACGACCACGGCGAAGGTGAGATCGACGTGATGGAGGCCGTCGGCGGAATGCCGTCCTTCGTCGCCCAGACCCTGCACCAGTCGACCAACGGCGGCAAAGCGCGCCTGACCCACGGCGTGTACTCCTTCAAGGACGGCACGCTGACGTCCGACTGGCACACCTACGGCGTCACGGTGACCCCGACGCTGATCACGTGGGACATCGACGGCGACACGGTCTTCACGGTGAGCTCGGCGACCGCCCCGTGGATGACGTCCACGTTCGACGACACCCTGAACATCCGCATCAACCTGCAGGTGGGAGGCAGCATGCCGGCGTACTTCAAGCTGCCGGTGACCTCAGCATCGAAGTTCCCGGCCGACTACTCGATCGACTACGTCCGGGTGTACCAAAAGGGCTGA